The genomic region TCACGTACGGTTCTGAGAGAGACTTAGGGGGAGGTTCCCTAGGTCTACTCACTTGCAAATATTGGTAGGAAGTCAAAAAGCAGCAAATAGAGTAATAGAGAATGTGAGTAGGTACATAGAAAAGAAACTAGGATTAAAAGTAAATATGACAAAAAGCAAAGTCAACAAACCAGAGGGTACAAAATACCTAGGGTTTGGATTTTACTATGATAAACTTCAAAAGACCTATAAAGCGAAACCACATAAACTTTCTGTAGAAAAACTGAAAAGAAAACTGAAGCAACTTACAAGCCGGAATTGGGGAGTGAGCATGGACTACAGACTACTAAAGATAAAGCAATTGATAGTAGGATGGGTCAACTACTTTAGAATAGCGAGTTTTAAGAAAGTGTGCAAACAAATAGATGCACATACACGGTTTAGACTTAGAATGTGCATATGGAAACGATGGAAAAGAATAGGTACAAAATACAGAGCACTAATAAAACTAGGAGTAAACAAATATAAAGCATGGGAATGGGCGAATAGCAGAAAAGCATACGCACGAGTTGCCATGTCATATATCATGTGTAGAACGGTAACGAACGATAGACTAAAGAAAAGAGGTCTAGTATCACTACTAGACCAGTATCAGTTAAAACATATTTTAGTATAAATTTGAACCGCCGTACACCGAACGGTACATACGGTGGTGTGAGAGGACGATAAATAAATTAATTATTTATCTCCTACTCGATTATAACCAAGCGCTTATATGTCACTCTAAAAGATAGTGGAGATTAAGGCGTTTAATTTGAAGTTAATATTGGGTAAAATGAACCCACCCAATTTATTGGATAGCCAATAGATAAGAGGTGTGGTTTTTTTGGCGCTTTAAAATCTAGCGGGGTTTAGCGTAAAAAAGCTTTAAAAAAGAGCGGGGATAATTTTCCCCGTTCTATTTTTAAAGCCAATGCGAACATAAATTACAGTTTTTTTATTTTTTCGATTTTTTGTAGGGGCCCCTTGGTGATCCTACTCTTTTTATTCTGGTAGAATGTTCACTTATAGTATATGTTTCGTATAAGTTTTGAGAGTAGATGAACTTATTTCGGGCTCTTTGGAAATTACTTAGCCCATTCCCGTTGCTTATGATCTTTTTGATATAGTTGTTTTTCCCTTCTATAGGTCCATTGGATAATCTTCGATTATCTATCCAGTGAAAAGAATTTAATATCTCTACTTTCCAATTTTTTAAAGTGCTTGCACAGTCTATCATTTCTTGGATGTTGGATAGAAGCATCTTCTTGATTAAAGAATCTAATTCTTGTTCTTTCTTTTCTCTGGAAACAAATGTAGTTGAGTCATCATCTTGAAAAGCAATAAACTCTTCTTTTATCTTATATGCGTTATGTAAAACATCGCTAATATTTAATAGCTCTCTTAGTAGTGCTGTTTTTGTGGTTGTATACTTTAGTAAGTAATCATAGTATAAATTCTCAAAGTCTAGAGTGTCCTTATTTTTTAATAGTATGTAATATCTACTTTTGAGCAGTTTATATTCTAATTTGTCTTTATCTTCACTAAAGGAACGCATAATACGTTTTCTCACACTGTTCAAAGAATCAGTTACTTTTTTTGTTGCATGGAACGGATCAATAGAAATAACTGCATCGGGAAAGAAAATATGTGCTATATCAGCATAATTTTGATACATATCAATGATAATATATTTTACTTTCTCTCTTTCTTTTAAAGGAATACTAAAAAAATAGTTGGTTAAGTCTTCGTTCCATCTAGATTCTACTATATCAATAATATACTTTTTACGAAAATCCATGATCATAAAAGCGTATTTTTTTTCAGTATGTCGGTTGAAATAAAATTCATCCCAACAGAGTATATCGGTTAATTGTTTTCTAGGTATTTGAACATGTTTGTCAAAAATATCAACAACTGTACCAACAGAAACATGATACTTAGAAGCAATACTAGAATAGGTAGCTGTATAAGGCTTCAAGTCATTTAATATATTAATGATAGTAGTAGGAGTTAGTGTTTTTCTACTGTTTCCAAAAGGATTAGGTTCAATAAAAGTTTTCTTACAGTGATTGCATTTATAACGACGCTGACGATAGAATATAGTAGTGTCACAATGAATAATAACTTTATGTTTTAATTCTCTAGTTTTATAATCTTTTACAGTGCTTGTAATGGAACCACAGTGAGGACAGACTTGTTTTCTTTGTTTGAAAGTTACTAGGAAATCAGAATGATTTGATTGAACAACAGAATCAATGAATTGTATATCTTGTGCTTTTAAATCTAAAAGATTAATGATAAAATCGTACATAGAATCTCCTTCCTTTTAATTTTGTTCGCAAACTAATTATAACAGGAGATTCTTTTTTTTGCCTAAAATCACCCCGCACTAGATTTAAAGCGCTAAATTTAAGTGAAAGAAAAGACCCCGACTTATATTTAAAGCCTAGGTCCTTCCCCGCGATAATTTAATATACCGTTTTTTTGTGGTAAAACTAAACAAAGAATTTAAAGTAAAGTTATATAAATGTAAGCGTCAAATAATAAAGCACTAGTTGTCCTATAAGTAATAGGATATACTAGTGCTATCTTTTAAAACAGTACAAAAAAGTCATATCTCTATGATTTTTCAGTAATTTTTATGTTTTCAGGCAACTCTGTTGCCCAAGGCATAATATTTTCTAGATCTTTCTCATCATGTAAGTCAATATTAGGCAAGATATTTAATATATATTCTAAGTATGCTTGTGGATTTAGTTTGTTTAGTTTTGCACTTTCTACAATACTGTAGTAACAACTAGATGCACGTGCTCCATGAGGAGATGTAGAGAACATCCAATTTTTCCTACCAATTGTGAATGGACGTATCGCTCTTTCTAGGCTGTTATTTGATAGTTCAATTCTACCGTCATCTAAATAAGTACGTAGTTTACTTTCTTGATTTACACAATACGTAATGGCTTGTTGTAATTTCTTGTTTACAATCTTTCCTTGATTTGCTTCATGGATTCTTTCCATCATTTCATAAAAGATTGGTTTTGCCTTCGTTTGTCGTAAACTAGTTATTTCTAGATAGGACATATCTTTTGTTTCTTTTTCTATATGAAATAGTTGGTTCATTAATATAACTATTTGATTCGAAAAAGAATCACTTATATCAGTACCTTTTGGGGCACTATCTAGTACTTCTATAAATTTTCTTCGGGCATGAGCCATACATCCTGCTTGTGTTACATCTTCTAGTTTATCATATGCTTGATAGCCATCAGATTGTACAATCTGATGATATCCTTCTAGATGTTTCTTTGCACAGTCATGACCTCTAGTTGGTTCATAGTGAAATAGTACTAGTTGCTTTTCTTCACTGCGACCACTCTTATATGCCCACATATAGGATTTTGTAGAAGCTGCTATCCCTTGTTCACGTAATACTTGTACCGTTGTTTCATCTGCTCCAATGTATTCCATTTGTAGTAAACAACGATGCATATATGCTTGAACATCCTTTAGGTAGTAATCATAAAGTTTCACTAACCAGTTGGACATTGTTTGTCTAGTAATGAGTAAGTTTGTCCTCTTATAATCCATCTCTTGACGATATAGTGGTAAAGATAAACAAAACTTATTATAGATAATCGTACTAGCCACACTAGCAGATAAGAAACTTTTTGGTAGTAAGGCAATTGGTGCTTTTCCTTTTACAAAGTTTGCTTTTTCTTCATTGCATGCATCACATGTATAAACATATTGAACATGTTCAATGACTTTATAGCTAGCAGGAATATATACTAATTCTTTACGTATATTTTCACTTACTTTACGTAATGGAGCATGACATAGATTACATGTTTTCTCTTCTACGTCATAAACAATACGTTCTACTGGGAATAGTGATAAGTCTTGTTCTCTTTTCCCTTTTTTCTTTTTACGTTTATAAGTAATCTCTTCTAGTTCTGGTTCTACTTTTATTGGTGTTTGTTCTATTTCTACTTCATCAAATAAAGATAACTGTTCAGGTAAGTCTGTCTTTTCAGATTTCTTTCCATACATATTTTTTTGAAGAAGTTTTATCTGTTGTTGATACCAATCTAGTTGTTCTTCTAGGGTAGAAATATGATCAATTAATTGTTCTTTTGATAGCTTATTTAAGTCCATTTTCTTCCCTCGCTTTTCCTATATATTATACCAAAAAAAGGGTTATTTTTCTATAAAATAAGCCCTGTTTTTTGACTATTTGATAAGAATTTTGATTCCATATCTAAGCCTTGTAATAACCAATTTAATTGTACACTTGTAATTGTTTTCACCTGTTTAGTTTCATCTACTACATACTGAAATCTGCCTTGCTCTAGTCGCTTTAGAAACAACCAAAACCCATTGTTTTCATAATAGAGGATCTTTATTCTTGTTCTGTTTTTATTGATGAACAAGAATAAAGAATGATCTAATACATCTAATTCAAAGGATTGATGGACCAGTAAAGCTAGTCCATCAATCGATTTCCTCATATCTACGTAATTGGTAGATAGATAAATATGTTTCACTTCTTCTGTATTAAGTATCATGCATCTACTCCAAGTAATGAACGCAATACATGAATATCACCTTTAATAGAAACACCATTTATTTCCATACGTATATCTTGATTCGTAGTAACAAGAACCGGTTCAAACACAACTGGTGTTACAGTTTCTACTATTTTCTTTTTTTTATACTTTGTGAGAAAGGCACGTTTTTGATAAAAAGTACTTTCCCCAATATCATGTTGCTTACAAAAGTCTACAAGTGATAAAGTGGTTGATTCAAACTCCTTGAGTATTTTTATCCACTTTTCATCACTTAATTTATGTCCTCGCATAAAATCACCTCCTACATGAACCAAGTATAGCATTGTAGCAGGTGACTAGATAGTGCCGTTATATTTGACGCTTACATATAAATTAAGAAAAGAAGGGAAATCAATAGGGAAACTTAGTAAAGAGTACAAATTGGTTATTAATAATTTAAAGTATGTGATTCGGTTAATAGAAAGATACAAAATAGAAATATCAAAAAGAAAATGAAATTATTATTAATTAATGAACATGGTGCAGGCACTTGACTCTAGTTCTAAAACTTTGTAGAAAACTCTCTATTTTGTAAAAAAAGAATTTCAACATACATAGAACATACCAAAGACATCGATAAAATCATAAACTTTTAATGATAGGTGATATTGGTATTTATTTTGTGAAGAATAGTAAGAGTGATAGAAAAGTTTGTGTTTATTTGTGTTTGGACATAGCAATGTAAAGATTTATATTTACTGGGTATATTAGTAGTAAGCACGGTAGATTAATTATTGAAATCGTTTGATTTAACGATGTATCTGTGCTATATTTTAGTTGTCAAGAGAATTAAAAATTGGAGAACCATAGCCTGAGTTGGATCTATTAAATCGGAGAACCATAGCCTGAGTTGGATGCAATAGACTAAAAAACAGGGAAATACATTAAGTATCCCTGTTTTTTGTTTAAAGAAAGAGAGGTAAAATTCATGAGGTTTTATAAAGTGAATACTAGGTATTTAGAACATATACATAAATATGATAACAATATTATTTCAACAAAAGAAATGATTGGAATACCCGTTCGTTTAAGAGGGAAAATATATTTTCTACCTGTGTGTACTCTTTCTAAAAATGATTTTGATAATGATGGAAATTTGCGTAAAACGAATCCTGCAATATTAAGATTGATTGATTTAAAATCAAACAAGGCTATTGGTAAGTGTTTGTTTTCTAATATGTTACCAGTTCCATATAATGAATTAGAGATTGTAATATTTGATGAACTAACAGGTAATAGAATTTTATATGAAAAACAATTAAATTATTTACAGAAAAATTATAGTAGAATTAATAAGGCAGCAAACAGAATATATAGTCAAAAAGAAAAAGGCTACAAACATACATATTTAAATAAAACAGTAAACTTTAAAAAAATAGAAAAATATGCTTTGGAGTGGGAATTAGAGAAGTATGGCAAACACTACAATAGATTTCCTGACTCTAACTTCTTTTTAACCAACCCACAGGCAGATGGTGTAGGTGAATATTATTTGATGAATAAACATCATAAAGTTGCTAGAATACTTTATAATCATCAGTCAAATGATATCCAAGTAGTGGAACTATTAGAAAAGGAATATGCTCCATTAGAGTGTATAGTTAAAGAAGGCATCCTAGATAAAGATGTTTCAAGTTGGTTCCGTAATAGAGGAATACCATCATGGAGAGATGGACTAGATGACTTTTTAGATAATTTAGGTATATCAGATAAAGATATATTATTAAGTAAAGCATTTGGGCTGTCTTTAACTGATCAGTATTGGTTAAATCCACTGTCGATGCCAATGGAATGGGATGATATCAATTTTTTTGATAATGATTTCTATACACAAAATTATAAAGAAGCAATATTTCAAAACAAGATACAAGATGCTTATAAAGTTAATCTTTTTACCCCTAATAATACTTCTGATGGTATGTTAAAAAAAGTATGGATTTGTGAGAATGGTGAACGTTATTTGTTAAAAGGATCGTATAATGAAAAGGGATTAGAGCCATTTAATGAGGTTTTAGCTTCAATGATCAGTGACGTTCTTGGACTTGAGTATGTATATTATTGCGTGGAAACATGCTATGGGAGTATGGTCTCTAAATGTGCGTGTTTTATTGATGGTGATACAGAACTGATATCTGCTTATTCAGTACTAAAAAATGCTGGAATTGGTATGGTTAGCGAACTTGATTCAGTAGCTGTATATAGCCAATATAAGCAAATATTACTCAAACAAGGGATAGTTTCACCTGGTAGGTCGCTTGTAAAGATGTTTTTACTAGATTATATTATCCTGAATGAAGATCGTCATTTAGGTAATTTTGGCATTATCAGAGATGTGGAAACACTAGAGTGGAGATGTGTAGCACCAAACTTCGATAGTGGGCAGTCAATGAATTCACAAAAAAAAGCATATGAGATGGACTTTGATCATGCAAAAGGATGTTTCTTTCATGATAAAAATATTGATTTTGAAAACATATTGTCTTTTATAAAGGAAGATATTGACTTTGAAATAACTTTTGGGAAACTGTATGACGTTGTCAAAGAGTGGAAAAAACTTTTAAAGGATTATCAAGCTGTGTCTGTTTTAAACGAGGATATTATTGATACTCTTGTAAAGGGATTGCAAATACGTATAGAAATGCTAGAAAACAAGTTAAATGAAAAATAAATCAGATAAAAACAACCAGATTCTTTTTGGTTGTTTTTATCTGTATTAGGACAATGCACATACACCTACCTTATCTTACTCATATAGCAAGTAAAAAAGTGAGAAATGTATTATTATCAATTAGTGACCATGGTGCTGTACTTAACCCTAGTATTAAAGTTATCAATAAAACCACCTTATCACGATAAACTAGAAAACATAAGATTTTTCATAAAACACATTTTACAAATACTTTATTGGGGATAGAAGCTGTATAAAATACAAGACTATACTCTCAGGAAAGAAATTATTTCTAGCATACAAAATGGGAAGAAGTAAACAAATTCCTCAATTTTCTACCTCGTGGAGGAGTACTGTTATCTGCTGTAGACATAAAATGAATTTGATGGATATGAGAAAAAGAGAATAAGAAGTGTAGGCACCGGCAACAATGTAGATGTATAAGATAGGGTTGACAAAACTGTATTTCATAGTATTATTTAAGTAAACACCCACAAATATATAGCAAGTGTGGGCTTTTGGTGGAAGGTGGTGATACATTTGTTAAAAACATATGAAGAATGTATAGCAGAGTTTGGTTCAAATCATTATCTTGATAAAGCAATTGAAAGTGGTCGGTTATTTAAAATAGAAAAAGGTATATATTCTGATGAGCAGTTACCTTCACAATTATCAGTTGTTGTTTTTAAGTATCCAAATACTATAATGACCATGGAATCAGCTTTTTATTATCATGGATTGACTGATAGTATTCCAGATGAGTATGTGCTATGCACAGAAAGAAATGGAACTAAAATTAAGGATATAAGAATAAAGCAAATTTTTTGTCAGAAAAAATTATTTTTAATTGGAAAAAGCAAAATGGAATATCAGGGCATAAAATTAAACATTTATGATAGAGAAAGAATGTTGATTGAGTTAGTCAGAAACAGAGAGAAACTACCCTATGATTATTATAAAGAAATCATCAGAAGCTATCGTGATAAGCTCTTTGATTTGGATATAGAAAAAATGCAAGAATACATTAGGCAGTTTCCAGGAAGCAAAACTATTAATGAAGTGATTGCTAGGGAGGTTTTTTAGTGAATATAAAAGAGCACATAAATAGAATATACGCAGAAGGGTACAGTGAAGCAAACGCAGAGGCAAAACTCTGTCAGGATATTATTCTTGAGTTACTATCTAAAAGCTCCTTAAATCAAAATGTCACCATAAAGGGCGGTGTGGTAATGAGAAGTATATCGGATAATGTGAGAAGAGCAACACAGGATATAGATATTGACTTTATCCGATATTCGTTAGAAGAAAATTCAATTAGAACATTTTTGGATAAACTTAATGAGGCAGGGTCAGGAGAAATAACACTATCTATAGTAGGAAATATAGAAGAATTGAAACAACAGGATTATCACGGGAAACGAATCCATGTAGAAATAACAGATACTACAGGAATAAAATTAATGAGCAAAATAGATCTTGGAGTACATAAAAGGTTGGAAATCACACAAGAAGAATATTGCTTTGATATTGGTTTTAATAAAGAAGGAGCAAGTCTCTTAATCAATTCCAAAGAACAGATTCTAACAGAAAAACTTCGTTCTATTTTAAGATTTGGAAGTTATTCTACAAGATATAAAGATATTTATGATATCTATTATCTACTAGGAAGCATTGATAATGAAAAGCTAGAACATTGCTTGGATCTGTACATATACCAAGATAACAAAATGAGAGAAAACAATAAAGAGGATATTTATAAAAGAGTTTATGAGACATTAACAGATACTAGCTATTTAAAAAAACTAAACACATCGAAAAGAAACTGGCTAGATGTATCAAATAACGAAGTTGTTTCAGGTATTATACAGGCATTGCAGGAACTGTGATATGGTCCCTTTGATAGAAACATAAGATTATCCTTCAGAAGTATGTTGGGCCCTAGAAAAATATCATATGGGATATCTTGTACAAAGCAAAATAGGATGTTATTACTTTAACTCAAAAAAAGTCTATACTTGTAGTGGAATTATAATGTCCAGAAGTAGCAGTACTTGGAGTAGCATTTCATTCACTCAAATGGTTATTTGTAAGAATAGCACCTTTTGCTTTAGTAGGTGCAATTATTGGTATAATTGTGACTTATAAAAAATATTCTTTTATAAGTAAGAATTACTAACCATAGAAGAACTCAACGAGTGGTGCAAAGTTAATTAGGATTAGTTTCTGTACAAACAGGAGCTAATCCTTTTATGTTCCTAACAATTAGGACAATGCACATACATCATTCTCATCTTCTTCATATAGTAAGTGAGGAGGTGAGAATATGAAATTATTGTTAATTAGCGGACATGGTGCATGTTCTTGACCCTAGTTCTAAAATTATCGATAAAATTTCATTTATGATTCACAATTAATTTTTAAGGACTTTTTAAAGAAATAATATAATAACTTTTGTATACCTAAAAGAAGGTAAATGTGATGTGATGGAGTGTATGCCACATGGCAAGGGAAACAACAGAGATAATAAAAGGAAATTATTATTATGAAAGGAAATATAGTAGTATGAAAGAGGTAATGAGGGATGTAGATAAAGTTGATTTTACTAGTATGATAGAAAATAAAAAAATTGAATTTAAAGTAGAATTAAATAAAAACAAACCTATTGGATGGTTAAAAACAGTAGTAGGATATGCTAATGATAGAGGTGGAATTATATACATAGGTGTTAGTGATGAGGGGTATCCTAAAGGTTTTTATAGAAAAGAAACAGATGAAATTCAGTTATATATGGTGGATATGATGAAAAGAAGAATTGATCCTCCTATTGAATATGATATTGAACTAATAAAAATAAAGGAACGATTTATTTTAAAGTTGATAATAGAGGAAAGTAAGATAAACGTAGTTAGTTATGTTGATAGAAAAAATGATATAACTGAAATTTATATTAGAAAACATGGCTCTACAACAAAGGCAAACTTATACGATATGGCTGAATTATTTCTACGTAAAAACCCTATTCCTTTTGATGAAAGAGTGAGTGAAGAGCAGTTTGAAAACCATACTTTTCATAGTTTAAATGAGAAATATAAGGAGCTTAATAATACAATGGTAGATTTAAGTCAAAAAAAGATGCAAGCACTAGGACTAGTTAATGAAGATGGCCTTTTAACAAATGCAGGATTACTATTTGTTGATAAAAGAAAAGAAGAATTCCCACTTATTCATATGAGAAAATGGCCTGGATTTGATAAGGGGAGTGATGAAGTGATTGATAGAAAAGAATTTAGAGGGAATCTTATTGATCAATTAAATAATGCAACACTGTTTATAAGAAATAACATAAAGACAGGATTTGTAAAGTTGCCAATAGGTAGGGTAGATAAAGAATCATATCCAATGAGGGCAGTAGTAGAAGCATTATGTAATGCTATAGCTCATAGAGACTATCTAATTGGAGGTACACAGATAGATATTGATATTTATCAAGATAGGATGGTAATCACATCACCTGGAGATTTCTTACCAATAGGTAATGCTTCTGAATATGTTTTAGAAGAAATCCCATCAAAACGAAGAAATGAAACAGTCTGTAATATATTATCTGTATGTAAATTGATGGAAAAATCGGGGAGTGGATTTGAAAAGATTGTAAAGGAATATAATAAATTCGATAAAAAATATGCACCCAGGATTATATCAAGGCAAGATTATTTTATGATTGTATTAAAGGATGTTTTGTATGATGATAAGATTATTTCAACTCAACACACAATATCGATAGAAGAAATTAAACTTCCAAAAAACCAAAAACTTATATATGATGTAATTTGCGAAAATCCTGGACTTAGGGTTCCTGATATATCTTCAAAGAGTGGACTTAAAAAATCCAGTGTGGATAATGCGATTAG from Tannockella kyphosi harbors:
- the tnpB gene encoding IS66 family insertion sequence element accessory protein TnpB (TnpB, as the term is used for proteins encoded by IS66 family insertion elements, is considered an accessory protein, since TnpC, encoded by a neighboring gene, is a DDE family transposase.), encoding MILNTEEVKHIYLSTNYVDMRKSIDGLALLVHQSFELDVLDHSLFLFINKNRTRIKILYYENNGFWLFLKRLEQGRFQYVVDETKQVKTITSVQLNWLLQGLDMESKFLSNSQKTGLIL
- a CDS encoding nucleotidyl transferase AbiEii/AbiGii toxin family protein, whose product is MNIKEHINRIYAEGYSEANAEAKLCQDIILELLSKSSLNQNVTIKGGVVMRSISDNVRRATQDIDIDFIRYSLEENSIRTFLDKLNEAGSGEITLSIVGNIEELKQQDYHGKRIHVEITDTTGIKLMSKIDLGVHKRLEITQEEYCFDIGFNKEGASLLINSKEQILTEKLRSILRFGSYSTRYKDIYDIYYLLGSIDNEKLEHCLDLYIYQDNKMRENNKEDIYKRVYETLTDTSYLKKLNTSKRNWLDVSNNEVVSGIIQALQEL
- a CDS encoding type IV toxin-antitoxin system AbiEi family antitoxin domain-containing protein; its protein translation is MLKTYEECIAEFGSNHYLDKAIESGRLFKIEKGIYSDEQLPSQLSVVVFKYPNTIMTMESAFYYHGLTDSIPDEYVLCTERNGTKIKDIRIKQIFCQKKLFLIGKSKMEYQGIKLNIYDRERMLIELVRNREKLPYDYYKEIIRSYRDKLFDLDIEKMQEYIRQFPGSKTINEVIAREVF
- a CDS encoding ISL3 family transposase, encoding MYDFIINLLDLKAQDIQFIDSVVQSNHSDFLVTFKQRKQVCPHCGSITSTVKDYKTRELKHKVIIHCDTTIFYRQRRYKCNHCKKTFIEPNPFGNSRKTLTPTTIINILNDLKPYTATYSSIASKYHVSVGTVVDIFDKHVQIPRKQLTDILCWDEFYFNRHTEKKYAFMIMDFRKKYIIDIVESRWNEDLTNYFFSIPLKEREKVKYIIIDMYQNYADIAHIFFPDAVISIDPFHATKKVTDSLNSVRKRIMRSFSEDKDKLEYKLLKSRYYILLKNKDTLDFENLYYDYLLKYTTTKTALLRELLNISDVLHNAYKIKEEFIAFQDDDSTTFVSREKKEQELDSLIKKMLLSNIQEMIDCASTLKNWKVEILNSFHWIDNRRLSNGPIEGKNNYIKKIISNGNGLSNFQRARNKFIYSQNLYETYTISEHSTRIKRVGSPRGPYKKSKK
- the tnpC gene encoding IS66 family transposase — its product is MDLNKLSKEQLIDHISTLEEQLDWYQQQIKLLQKNMYGKKSEKTDLPEQLSLFDEVEIEQTPIKVEPELEEITYKRKKKKGKREQDLSLFPVERIVYDVEEKTCNLCHAPLRKVSENIRKELVYIPASYKVIEHVQYVYTCDACNEEKANFVKGKAPIALLPKSFLSASVASTIIYNKFCLSLPLYRQEMDYKRTNLLITRQTMSNWLVKLYDYYLKDVQAYMHRCLLQMEYIGADETTVQVLREQGIAASTKSYMWAYKSGRSEEKQLVLFHYEPTRGHDCAKKHLEGYHQIVQSDGYQAYDKLEDVTQAGCMAHARRKFIEVLDSAPKGTDISDSFSNQIVILMNQLFHIEKETKDMSYLEITSLRQTKAKPIFYEMMERIHEANQGKIVNKKLQQAITYCVNQESKLRTYLDDGRIELSNNSLERAIRPFTIGRKNWMFSTSPHGARASSCYYSIVESAKLNKLNPQAYLEYILNILPNIDLHDEKDLENIMPWATELPENIKITEKS
- a CDS encoding group II intron maturase-specific domain-containing protein — protein: MQILVGSQKAANRVIENVSRYIEKKLGLKVNMTKSKVNKPEGTKYLGFGFYYDKLQKTYKAKPHKLSVEKLKRKLKQLTSRNWGVSMDYRLLKIKQLIVGWVNYFRIASFKKVCKQIDAHTRFRLRMCIWKRWKRIGTKYRALIKLGVNKYKAWEWANSRKAYARVAMSYIMCRTVTNDRLKKRGLVSLLDQYQLKHILV
- a CDS encoding type III toxin-antitoxin system ToxN/AbiQ family toxin gives rise to the protein MRFYKVNTRYLEHIHKYDNNIISTKEMIGIPVRLRGKIYFLPVCTLSKNDFDNDGNLRKTNPAILRLIDLKSNKAIGKCLFSNMLPVPYNELEIVIFDELTGNRILYEKQLNYLQKNYSRINKAANRIYSQKEKGYKHTYLNKTVNFKKIEKYALEWELEKYGKHYNRFPDSNFFLTNPQADGVGEYYLMNKHHKVARILYNHQSNDIQVVELLEKEYAPLECIVKEGILDKDVSSWFRNRGIPSWRDGLDDFLDNLGISDKDILLSKAFGLSLTDQYWLNPLSMPMEWDDINFFDNDFYTQNYKEAIFQNKIQDAYKVNLFTPNNTSDGMLKKVWICENGERYLLKGSYNEKGLEPFNEVLASMISDVLGLEYVYYCVETCYGSMVSKCACFIDGDTELISAYSVLKNAGIGMVSELDSVAVYSQYKQILLKQGIVSPGRSLVKMFLLDYIILNEDRHLGNFGIIRDVETLEWRCVAPNFDSGQSMNSQKKAYEMDFDHAKGCFFHDKNIDFENILSFIKEDIDFEITFGKLYDVVKEWKKLLKDYQAVSVLNEDIIDTLVKGLQIRIEMLENKLNEK
- the tnpA gene encoding IS66 family insertion sequence element accessory protein TnpA encodes the protein MRGHKLSDEKWIKILKEFESTTLSLVDFCKQHDIGESTFYQKRAFLTKYKKKKIVETVTPVVFEPVLVTTNQDIRMEINGVSIKGDIHVLRSLLGVDA
- a CDS encoding RNA-binding domain-containing protein; the protein is MIENKKIEFKVELNKNKPIGWLKTVVGYANDRGGIIYIGVSDEGYPKGFYRKETDEIQLYMVDMMKRRIDPPIEYDIELIKIKERFILKLIIEESKINVVSYVDRKNDITEIYIRKHGSTTKANLYDMAELFLRKNPIPFDERVSEEQFENHTFHSLNEKYKELNNTMVDLSQKKMQALGLVNEDGLLTNAGLLFVDKRKEEFPLIHMRKWPGFDKGSDEVIDRKEFRGNLIDQLNNATLFIRNNIKTGFVKLPIGRVDKESYPMRAVVEALCNAIAHRDYLIGGTQIDIDIYQDRMVITSPGDFLPIGNASEYVLEEIPSKRRNETVCNILSVCKLMEKSGSGFEKIVKEYNKFDKKYAPRIISRQDYFMIVLKDVLYDDKIISTQHTISIEEIKLPKNQKLIYDVICENPGLRVPDISSKSGLKKSSVDNAIRELKNKEIIKFVGTSKGGGYYKL